A genomic segment from Bacillus cereus G9842 encodes:
- a CDS encoding Cof-type HAD-IIB family hydrolase — protein MIYRLLALNIDGTLLYNNGKIAKGLRETIEFVKRKDVYVTLFTSRNFQSAHKVAKALKLDSILVTHGGAFVSATLDKPYVQRRLSEEKTFNIVQVLEHFDCNVRISHERFSIGNRERNTPNLIARTVLSSADPLFYPVQFVDSLGDALRDHPVAAPKIDVLFQSKGEKERGLNTLRKAFQDVEYVECDSKRIEILPQNVSKLRGLQLLGEHLNISLNEMVAIGDSMEDLEVIENVGLGVAMGNAPVELKQAADWITRSNSENGVEYMIKEHFRKQFPLPFLKNHKNTPKR, from the coding sequence ATGATTTATCGCTTACTAGCTCTTAATATAGATGGGACACTACTATACAACAATGGAAAAATTGCAAAAGGATTAAGAGAAACAATTGAATTTGTGAAAAGAAAAGATGTATACGTTACGTTATTTACGAGCCGTAATTTTCAATCCGCTCATAAAGTAGCAAAGGCGTTAAAATTAGATTCTATATTAGTGACACATGGTGGTGCTTTCGTTTCAGCAACGTTAGATAAGCCGTACGTTCAAAGAAGATTATCTGAAGAGAAGACTTTTAACATTGTGCAAGTGTTAGAGCACTTTGATTGTAACGTACGTATTTCTCATGAACGGTTTTCGATAGGAAATCGTGAGAGAAATACACCAAACTTAATTGCGCGCACTGTATTATCAAGCGCAGATCCGTTATTTTATCCAGTTCAATTTGTAGATTCGTTAGGTGACGCGCTTCGTGACCATCCGGTAGCGGCGCCAAAAATTGATGTTCTTTTCCAAAGTAAAGGTGAAAAAGAACGCGGGCTAAATACATTAAGAAAAGCATTCCAAGATGTAGAGTATGTTGAATGTGATTCAAAACGAATAGAAATCTTGCCGCAAAATGTATCAAAGTTACGCGGATTACAATTGCTTGGAGAGCATTTAAATATTTCGCTAAATGAAATGGTTGCGATTGGAGATAGTATGGAAGATTTAGAGGTTATTGAAAACGTGGGACTTGGTGTAGCGATGGGGAACGCACCTGTAGAGTTAAAGCAAGCAGCAGATTGGATTACACGTTCAAATAGTGAGAACGGTGTAGAATACATGATTAAAGAGCATTTCCGTAAGCAATTCCCGCTTCCGTTTTTGAAGAATCATAAAAATACACCGAAACGATGA
- a CDS encoding HAAS signaling domain-containing protein — MNKSEFLEQLSSSLRNMPNSEKEDIISEYETHFISGKQDGISEEEISKKLGNPKTIAKELNISYVISKADKKRSLKNIMTALFSVMSLSVLNFIFIIIAFFVLLFLLPLLLALIIATPLLIISPILLIGLGFFKGFHQISYSDVYNVFIAFCIGLLISVISYQLIKHIYSLLVKYLKWNLAILQRY, encoded by the coding sequence ATGAACAAAAGTGAATTTTTAGAACAACTTAGTTCTTCCCTACGGAATATGCCTAATTCAGAAAAGGAGGATATTATCTCGGAGTACGAAACTCATTTTATTAGTGGTAAACAAGATGGAATATCTGAAGAGGAAATTTCTAAAAAGCTAGGAAATCCTAAAACTATCGCTAAAGAACTTAATATTTCATATGTAATAAGTAAAGCTGACAAGAAACGCAGCCTAAAAAATATTATGACAGCACTATTTTCTGTTATGAGCTTAAGTGTTTTAAACTTTATATTTATCATTATCGCCTTTTTCGTATTACTCTTTCTATTACCGCTTCTTCTAGCACTTATAATTGCTACACCATTATTAATTATTTCACCTATCTTATTAATAGGATTAGGATTCTTTAAAGGGTTTCATCAAATCAGTTATTCCGATGTTTATAATGTATTTATAGCTTTTTGCATCGGCTTACTAATATCCGTCATATCTTATCAATTAATAAAACATATATACTCACTTTTAGTTAAGTATTTAAAATGGAATTTAGCTATTTTACAAAGATACTAA
- a CDS encoding WxL domain-containing protein — MKLTKLALAGAVSLAALAGGTQAFAEEAASMKSVTDVIFTENEGITGPVDPTNPDEVVEPIEDPENPDDTHEPGTNGPLSIDYVSNFHFGKQSISGHDKVYYAELENVKTASGQTKKVPNYVQITDNRGTNVGWKLTVKQDDQFTTADGKKLDGAEIKLMNSVVNSATDKKYAPTAKPVTLNPDGSAQDVTSAQQGQGMGTWTTAYGQDIEQAKNSISLSVPGTTEKVKDAKYKTTLTWTLEDTPK; from the coding sequence ATGAAATTAACAAAATTAGCATTAGCAGGAGCGGTATCACTTGCAGCGCTTGCAGGGGGAACACAAGCATTTGCAGAAGAAGCAGCTTCAATGAAGTCTGTAACGGATGTAATCTTTACAGAAAATGAAGGTATTACGGGACCGGTTGATCCAACGAACCCAGATGAAGTAGTTGAGCCGATTGAAGATCCAGAAAATCCAGACGATACACATGAGCCAGGAACCAATGGACCGTTAAGTATTGATTATGTATCTAATTTCCATTTCGGAAAACAATCGATTTCTGGTCATGATAAAGTTTACTATGCTGAGTTAGAAAATGTAAAAACAGCATCAGGACAAACAAAAAAAGTGCCAAATTATGTACAAATCACAGATAACCGTGGTACAAACGTAGGGTGGAAACTGACGGTAAAACAAGATGATCAATTTACAACTGCAGACGGTAAAAAGTTGGATGGTGCTGAGATTAAATTAATGAATTCAGTTGTAAACTCTGCAACAGATAAAAAATACGCGCCAACGGCAAAACCTGTAACGTTAAATCCAGACGGATCAGCACAAGATGTAACGAGTGCACAACAAGGTCAAGGTATGGGAACATGGACAACTGCATATGGTCAAGATATTGAACAAGCTAAAAACAGTATTAGTTTATCTGTACCAGGTACAACAGAAAAGGTAAAAGATGCAAAGTATAAAACGACATTAACTTGGACTTTAGAGGATACACCGAAATAA
- a CDS encoding DUF916 and DUF3324 domain-containing protein: MKYVKKIMSFLLAVAICITVFNVKVEAAEMKFAVTAVIPENQVDKNQTYFDLKMEPGQKQTLQVQMKNDTDKEVEVETNANTAITNNNGITDYSVVNPEFDTTLKTPFSKIAKVQKETKIPAKSTVVVNVNIEMPTESYDGVILGGLYFKEKEDEEDKKKSEGVQIKNKYAYAIGVVLRETDAEVKPDMKLNEVKPGQVNARNVVTANLQNIKPAMLKNLSVDAKVYTEKGKDILHETKKENLRMAPNSNFDYAISWDNKALEPGTYRLEMKATDGDQKWEWTKKFTIEGKEAQKLNDTAVEAKKDYTLYYIIGGILLLVALLVLVFLLGRRSKKKDGEQE, encoded by the coding sequence ATGAAATATGTAAAGAAAATTATGAGTTTTTTATTGGCTGTAGCGATTTGTATAACTGTTTTTAATGTGAAAGTAGAAGCAGCTGAAATGAAATTTGCGGTAACCGCGGTCATTCCAGAAAATCAAGTGGATAAAAACCAAACATATTTTGATTTGAAGATGGAACCAGGACAAAAACAAACGCTGCAAGTACAAATGAAAAATGATACAGATAAAGAAGTAGAAGTAGAGACAAATGCGAATACCGCAATTACAAATAATAATGGAATCACTGATTACAGTGTAGTGAATCCAGAGTTTGATACTACATTAAAGACACCATTTTCAAAAATTGCTAAAGTACAAAAGGAGACAAAAATTCCAGCGAAAAGTACAGTAGTAGTAAATGTGAATATTGAAATGCCTACAGAATCATATGATGGTGTGATTTTAGGTGGTTTATACTTTAAAGAAAAAGAAGATGAAGAAGATAAGAAAAAATCAGAAGGTGTGCAAATCAAAAATAAGTATGCATATGCTATCGGTGTTGTATTAAGAGAAACGGATGCAGAAGTAAAACCAGATATGAAATTAAATGAAGTAAAACCAGGTCAAGTGAATGCGCGTAATGTAGTGACAGCGAATTTACAAAATATAAAACCAGCAATGTTAAAGAATTTAAGCGTAGATGCAAAGGTATACACTGAAAAAGGTAAAGATATACTACATGAAACGAAAAAAGAAAATTTAAGAATGGCACCAAATTCTAACTTCGATTATGCAATTAGTTGGGACAATAAAGCTTTAGAGCCAGGAACATACCGTCTAGAAATGAAAGCAACGGACGGTGACCAGAAATGGGAGTGGACCAAAAAATTTACGATTGAAGGAAAAGAAGCACAGAAGTTAAATGATACAGCTGTAGAGGCCAAAAAGGATTATACTCTGTACTATATTATCGGTGGAATTTTATTACTTGTAGCACTACTAGTTTTAGTATTCTTGCTAGGAAGACGCTCTAAGAAAAAAGATGGCGAACAAGAATAG
- the alsD gene encoding alpha-acetolactate decarboxylase produces MTVAQLIDIDAKKTKTSNEVYQTSTMLALLDGIYDGVISFEDLKKHGDFGIGTFDQLDGEMIAFDNEFYHLRSDGSAEKVEPEETTPFATVTFFEKEMSYTVEHPMNREEVEALLHELMPSKNLFYGIRMDGTFREVRTRTVPRQEKPYTPLVEVTKSQPIFSFENTEGTLAGFWTPDYAQGIGVAGFHLHYIDDERSGGGHVFDYVIENCTIQICQKAHMHLALPETADFMAAELSRENLEDNIATAEGAE; encoded by the coding sequence ATGACTGTTGCGCAATTAATTGATATTGATGCAAAAAAAACGAAAACGAGTAATGAAGTATATCAAACATCTACAATGCTTGCGCTATTAGATGGTATATATGATGGTGTGATTAGCTTTGAAGATTTGAAAAAACATGGTGATTTTGGCATCGGCACATTTGATCAATTAGATGGTGAAATGATTGCATTTGATAATGAATTTTATCATTTACGTTCAGACGGTTCAGCAGAAAAAGTAGAACCAGAAGAAACAACACCATTTGCTACTGTAACGTTTTTTGAAAAAGAAATGAGTTATACGGTAGAGCATCCGATGAATCGTGAAGAAGTTGAAGCGTTATTACATGAATTAATGCCAAGTAAAAACTTATTTTACGGTATTCGAATGGACGGTACGTTCCGTGAAGTAAGAACGAGAACTGTTCCAAGACAAGAAAAACCGTATACACCGCTCGTTGAAGTGACGAAATCACAACCAATCTTTTCATTTGAAAATACAGAAGGTACGCTTGCTGGATTTTGGACACCAGATTATGCGCAAGGTATTGGTGTAGCTGGATTCCACTTACATTATATTGATGATGAAAGAAGCGGGGGTGGACATGTTTTCGACTATGTTATAGAAAACTGTACGATCCAAATTTGTCAAAAAGCTCATATGCATTTAGCACTTCCAGAAACAGCTGATTTTATGGCGGCTGAATTATCAAGAGAAAACTTAGAGGATAATATTGCAACTGCGGAAGGTGCAGAGTAA
- a CDS encoding LPXTG cell wall anchor domain-containing protein, which translates to MVKKYVLLLMILVVPVFLFYEEVLANSMNSKAGITFSNSYNPSEIEDPLIPDGSKIVVNISDDRITNKVLPKTGGQTSLILQYAGVGLLIAACITLFQTRKIETKVSIK; encoded by the coding sequence ATGGTGAAGAAATACGTCCTATTACTGATGATACTAGTAGTACCGGTGTTTCTCTTTTATGAAGAAGTATTGGCAAATAGTATGAATTCAAAAGCAGGAATTACTTTTTCAAATAGTTATAATCCGTCAGAAATTGAGGATCCATTGATTCCAGATGGATCTAAAATAGTCGTCAATATATCAGACGACCGGATTACTAATAAGGTGTTGCCAAAAACAGGCGGACAAACCTCACTTATTTTGCAGTATGCAGGGGTAGGTTTATTGATAGCAGCCTGTATAACATTATTTCAAACTAGGAAAATAGAAACAAAAGTTTCTATTAAATAA
- a CDS encoding NDxxF motif lipoprotein: MKKYILYPLMLLTMLFLSACSNSVQPKEENDVQSIKDVAIKVPENIFSSSKKNENISEDEMKQNIKSYLNYSGELDENIVPLSSTTSDENITESDREKLQKLIELAKQNDTNFHNFISNNTIPDDYKKPSKEIYEFISSSTALSVELDQELDKLAQDRNLFKTDFSFTKRFEKANGRKQKEIEKFLKEKNIKTEYFSK, from the coding sequence ATGAAAAAGTATATTTTATATCCACTCATGTTACTTACAATGTTATTTCTATCAGCTTGTTCAAACAGTGTACAACCTAAGGAAGAAAACGATGTCCAATCTATTAAAGATGTTGCTATTAAAGTTCCAGAAAATATATTTAGTTCCTCAAAGAAAAATGAAAATATTAGTGAAGACGAAATGAAACAAAATATAAAAAGTTATTTAAATTATAGCGGAGAGTTAGACGAAAATATCGTTCCACTTTCATCCACTACATCCGATGAAAATATCACTGAATCTGACCGAGAAAAATTACAAAAACTAATAGAATTAGCGAAACAAAATGATACAAACTTCCATAATTTTATTAGTAACAATACAATCCCTGATGATTACAAAAAGCCTTCAAAAGAAATATATGAATTTATTTCATCATCTACAGCACTTTCAGTAGAACTAGATCAAGAATTAGACAAACTCGCTCAAGATCGTAACTTATTCAAAACTGATTTCTCTTTTACAAAGCGCTTTGAGAAAGCTAATGGTAGGAAGCAAAAAGAAATTGAAAAGTTTTTGAAGGAAAAGAACATTAAAACTGAGTATTTCAGTAAGTGA
- a CDS encoding DNA-3-methyladenine glycosylase, with the protein MQAPPSFYEGDTLEVAKKLLGQKLVHIVDGIKRSGIIVEVEAYKGPDDKAAHSYGGRRTDRTEVMFGAPGHAYVYLIYGMYHCFNVITAPVGTPQGVLIRALEPVDGIEEIKLARYNKTDITKAQYKNLTSGPGKLCRALGITLKERGLSLQSDTLHIELVPKDEHISSQYKIAAGPRINIDYAEEAVHYPWRFYYKGHPFVSKK; encoded by the coding sequence ATGCAGGCACCTCCTTCTTTTTATGAAGGCGATACGTTAGAAGTCGCAAAAAAATTACTCGGGCAAAAACTTGTTCATATTGTAGACGGCATAAAGCGAAGCGGAATCATTGTAGAAGTAGAAGCATATAAAGGCCCAGATGATAAGGCCGCACATAGTTACGGCGGCAGACGGACAGATCGCACAGAAGTTATGTTTGGCGCACCAGGGCATGCTTACGTATATTTAATTTACGGTATGTACCATTGTTTTAACGTTATTACGGCGCCAGTGGGCACCCCGCAAGGTGTTCTCATTCGAGCCCTTGAGCCAGTAGACGGTATTGAAGAAATAAAACTAGCGCGCTACAACAAAACAGACATTACAAAAGCGCAATATAAAAACTTAACAAGCGGTCCTGGCAAACTATGCCGTGCACTCGGAATTACTTTAAAAGAACGAGGCTTATCATTACAAAGTGACACATTGCATATTGAACTGGTCCCAAAAGATGAACATATATCATCACAATATAAAATAGCAGCAGGACCTCGTATTAATATCGACTATGCAGAAGAAGCTGTACATTATCCGTGGCGTTTTTATTATAAGGGGCATCCGTTTGTTTCAAAGAAATAA
- a CDS encoding WxL domain-containing protein gives MKFTKVAVVGAFALTTLAGGTSAFAEKDGGTLNSKAFIQFEKNTDTVDPINPINPDEVVEPIVDPENPDDTHEPGTNGPLSIDYVSNFNFDKQKASGNNEVYYAKLDNVKNKKTGAESEVPNFVQVTDNRGTNAGWKLTVKQNDQFTTADAKELTGATLTLKNGTLNSAAGSKAPTAAQNIALTPGQAFDVATAQEEEGMGTWTNSFGESVKDGEKSVELSVPGKTKKEQAQYTTSLTWELKDAPM, from the coding sequence ATGAAATTTACAAAAGTAGCAGTAGTAGGAGCATTCGCATTAACAACATTAGCGGGAGGAACATCAGCTTTCGCAGAAAAAGATGGTGGAACGTTAAATTCAAAAGCTTTTATTCAGTTTGAAAAAAATACAGATACGGTAGATCCAATTAATCCAATTAATCCGGATGAAGTAGTAGAGCCAATTGTAGATCCAGAAAATCCAGATGATACACATGAGCCAGGAACCAACGGCCCGTTAAGTATCGACTATGTATCTAACTTTAATTTTGACAAACAAAAAGCATCTGGTAATAACGAGGTGTACTATGCAAAATTAGATAATGTGAAAAATAAAAAAACAGGTGCTGAAAGTGAAGTTCCAAACTTTGTACAAGTAACAGATAATCGTGGTACAAATGCAGGGTGGAAATTAACAGTAAAACAAAACGATCAATTTACAACTGCAGATGCTAAAGAGTTAACGGGAGCTACTTTAACGCTGAAGAACGGTACGTTAAATTCCGCAGCTGGTAGTAAGGCACCAACAGCTGCACAAAATATCGCTTTAACTCCAGGTCAAGCTTTTGATGTTGCGACAGCCCAAGAAGAAGAAGGTATGGGAACATGGACGAATTCGTTCGGTGAATCAGTAAAAGATGGCGAGAAGAGCGTTGAGTTAAGTGTACCGGGTAAAACGAAAAAAGAACAAGCTCAGTACACAACTTCTCTAACTTGGGAATTAAAAGACGCACCAATGTAA
- the alsS gene encoding acetolactate synthase AlsS, with translation MSTGVKANDVKTKTKGADLVVDCLIKQGVTHVFGIPGAKIDSVFDVLQERGPELIVCRHEQNAAFMAAAIGRLTGKPGVCLVTSGPGTSNLATGLVTANAESDPVVALAGAVPRTDRLKRTHQSMDNAALFEPITKYSVEVEHPDNVPEALSNAFRSATSTNPGATLVSLPQDVMTAETTVESIGALSKPQLGIAPTHDITYVVEKIKSAKLPVILLGMRASTNEVTKAVRKLIADTELPVVETYQAAGAISRELEDHFFGRVGLFRNQPGDILLEEADLVISIGYDPIEYDPKFWNKLGDRTIIHLDDHQADIDHDYQPERELIGDIALTVNSIAEKLPKLVLSTKSEAVLERLRAKLSEQAEVPNRASEGVTHPLQVIRTLRSLISDDTTVTCDIGSHSIWMARCFRSYEPRRLLFSNGMQTLGVALPWAIAATLVEPGKKVVSVSGDGGFLFSAMELETAVRLNSPIVHLVWRDGTYDMVAFQQMMKYGRTSATEFGDVDLVKYAESFGALGLRVNTPDELEEVLKEALAADGPVIIDIPIDYRDNIKLSEKLLPNQLN, from the coding sequence TTGAGTACAGGTGTAAAAGCAAACGACGTGAAGACAAAAACAAAAGGAGCAGATCTTGTTGTTGATTGTTTAATTAAACAAGGTGTTACACATGTTTTCGGTATTCCAGGAGCAAAGATTGACTCTGTATTTGATGTATTGCAAGAAAGAGGACCAGAGTTAATCGTTTGTCGTCATGAACAAAATGCAGCATTTATGGCAGCTGCTATTGGTAGATTAACAGGGAAACCGGGCGTATGTCTTGTAACTTCAGGACCAGGGACATCAAATTTAGCGACAGGTCTTGTTACTGCGAATGCGGAGAGTGATCCCGTTGTTGCTTTAGCTGGTGCAGTACCGCGTACGGATCGATTAAAACGTACGCATCAATCTATGGATAATGCTGCACTATTCGAACCAATCACAAAATATAGCGTAGAAGTAGAGCATCCTGATAATGTGCCAGAAGCACTTAGTAATGCATTTCGAAGTGCGACTTCCACAAATCCGGGAGCTACTTTAGTAAGCCTTCCGCAAGACGTTATGACTGCGGAAACAACTGTAGAGTCTATCGGTGCGCTTTCTAAGCCACAGCTTGGAATCGCTCCCACACATGATATTACATATGTAGTAGAAAAAATAAAATCAGCGAAATTACCAGTTATTCTACTTGGTATGAGAGCGAGCACAAATGAAGTGACGAAAGCTGTTCGTAAATTAATTGCGGATACAGAACTTCCTGTTGTTGAAACATATCAAGCAGCTGGTGCGATTTCACGTGAGTTAGAAGATCATTTCTTCGGCCGCGTTGGATTATTCCGTAACCAACCAGGTGATATTTTACTAGAAGAAGCAGACCTTGTGATTTCTATCGGTTATGATCCAATCGAGTATGATCCAAAATTCTGGAATAAACTTGGCGACAGAACGATTATTCATCTTGACGACCATCAAGCAGATATCGACCATGATTACCAACCAGAGCGTGAATTAATTGGAGATATTGCCTTAACGGTAAATAGCATCGCGGAGAAATTACCGAAACTTGTATTAAGTACGAAATCAGAAGCGGTATTAGAACGATTACGCGCGAAATTATCAGAACAAGCAGAAGTTCCGAACCGTGCTTCGGAGGGTGTTACGCATCCACTTCAAGTGATTCGTACACTTCGTTCTTTAATTAGTGACGATACAACTGTTACATGTGACATCGGTTCCCATTCTATTTGGATGGCGAGATGTTTCCGTTCTTATGAACCACGTAGATTATTATTTAGTAACGGTATGCAAACGTTAGGTGTTGCACTTCCTTGGGCAATCGCAGCTACTTTAGTAGAACCAGGTAAAAAAGTAGTTTCCGTATCAGGTGACGGTGGTTTCTTATTCTCAGCGATGGAGTTAGAAACGGCGGTACGTTTAAATTCTCCAATCGTCCATCTTGTTTGGAGAGACGGCACATATGATATGGTTGCATTCCAACAAATGATGAAATACGGTAGAACATCAGCTACAGAGTTTGGTGATGTTGATCTTGTGAAATATGCGGAAAGTTTCGGAGCGTTAGGTCTTCGTGTTAACACGCCTGATGAATTAGAAGAGGTATTAAAAGAAGCATTAGCAGCAGATGGTCCTGTCATTATTGATATTCCAATTGACTATCGTGACAATATTAAATTAAGCGAAAAATTATTACCAAACCAATTAAACTAA